Proteins from one Natrinema salinisoli genomic window:
- a CDS encoding cupredoxin domain-containing protein, translated as MTNEQRSRDDVSRRRLLQGTAALAGTAAVGNASAYRDEIDFLLPTTQNDGEGRTFQMLGIVGGWVGVAPHEIDAKSNPSLRLIEGEQHEVIWTNGDGATHNFNITAGSAVDDDAEILETTESLTEQGETTSLQFTASEEMEEYFCMPHPAQMRGPIELIQPDEVHELVVHVENEAGEPLGAEVYIDGMHSFSNIAARPDPTEQAEDEMAVARFDMLEDGEYELEAWTYGHERVTDTVTIDGDDQEVTVTVPTTDPGEPTATYSMRLEEGQWVGQHPDAIADETNPTLELEAGESYAVEWENTIGRLEPEGENRHYEPLPGHNFVIATGGDTNEWNTYLRSDFTDAVGETQTVTFVAKEEMAVYLDQAQLDAVGEISVSGESTTDAGDVTVETDGADGNETDEVGDNETDGVGGNETVAADGNETDEVGDNETITADGNETSGNETG; from the coding sequence ATGACGAACGAACAACGTTCACGCGACGACGTCTCGCGCCGTAGGCTGTTGCAAGGGACGGCGGCGCTCGCCGGAACAGCTGCCGTCGGCAACGCGAGCGCGTACCGCGACGAGATCGACTTCCTGCTTCCGACGACGCAGAACGACGGCGAGGGGCGAACGTTCCAGATGCTCGGCATCGTCGGCGGGTGGGTCGGCGTCGCACCTCACGAGATCGACGCCAAGTCCAACCCCTCGCTCCGGCTGATCGAGGGCGAACAACACGAGGTCATCTGGACGAACGGCGACGGCGCGACGCACAACTTCAACATCACCGCGGGCAGCGCGGTCGACGATGACGCCGAGATACTCGAGACCACGGAATCGCTGACCGAACAGGGCGAGACGACCTCTCTCCAGTTCACCGCGAGCGAGGAGATGGAGGAGTACTTCTGCATGCCCCATCCGGCCCAGATGCGCGGCCCGATCGAGCTGATTCAGCCCGACGAGGTCCACGAACTGGTAGTCCACGTCGAGAACGAAGCGGGCGAACCCCTCGGTGCGGAGGTCTACATCGACGGGATGCACTCGTTCTCGAACATCGCCGCTCGGCCGGACCCGACGGAGCAGGCGGAAGACGAGATGGCGGTCGCCCGATTCGACATGCTCGAGGACGGCGAGTACGAACTCGAGGCCTGGACGTACGGCCACGAACGGGTTACGGACACGGTAACGATCGACGGCGACGATCAGGAAGTCACCGTCACGGTGCCGACCACCGATCCGGGCGAACCGACCGCCACCTACTCGATGCGCCTCGAGGAGGGCCAGTGGGTCGGTCAGCATCCCGACGCGATCGCCGACGAGACGAATCCGACGCTCGAACTCGAGGCGGGCGAATCCTACGCCGTCGAGTGGGAGAACACGATCGGTCGCCTCGAGCCGGAGGGAGAGAATAGACACTACGAACCGCTCCCCGGACACAACTTCGTGATCGCCACCGGCGGCGACACCAACGAGTGGAACACGTACCTCCGATCGGACTTCACCGACGCGGTTGGCGAGACACAGACCGTCACGTTCGTCGCGAAAGAGGAGATGGCCGTCTATCTCGATCAGGCGCAACTCGATGCCGTCGGCGAGATCTCCGTCAGCGGCGAGTCGACGACCGACGCGGGCGACGTGACAGTCGAGACGGACGGTGCGGACGGCAACGAGACAGACGAAGTGGGTGACAACGAGACGGATGGAGTAGGTGGCAACGAGACAGTCGCGGCGGACGGCAACGAGACGGACGAAGTGGGTGACAACGAGACGATCACGGCGGACGGCAACGAGACGAGCGGTAACGAGACAGGCTAG
- a CDS encoding PHP domain-containing protein, whose translation MRDFHVHSNYSDGDFLRSMVRAAESAGLEGVGFADHCNVARRERPESMRSVYGFNLDLTYERRRRGIERLRDDFDIEIYDAVEMDYDPRDEAAIDGFLSEAGFDYAIGSVHDVDGHNVQIASHFEDMSEAERDAVVDGYFEQLVALVESELFDIAAHVDLLERTPPLRGRATEDHYRRVAQAVADSRTVPEVNAGRALADSAVVHPSESFLTVLREHDVAVTAGTDSHDPTEIPERVDFLTEFFDETGLEPAAPDGLK comes from the coding sequence ATGCGGGATTTTCACGTGCACTCGAACTACTCGGACGGCGACTTTCTTAGATCGATGGTTCGGGCCGCGGAATCGGCCGGTCTCGAGGGCGTCGGCTTCGCAGACCACTGCAACGTCGCCCGACGCGAGCGCCCGGAATCGATGCGGAGCGTCTACGGGTTCAATCTCGACCTCACCTACGAACGGCGCAGACGGGGAATCGAACGGCTGCGGGACGACTTCGATATCGAGATCTACGACGCCGTCGAGATGGACTACGATCCCCGCGACGAGGCGGCCATCGATGGTTTTCTCTCGGAGGCGGGCTTCGACTACGCGATCGGGAGCGTTCACGACGTCGACGGACACAACGTACAGATCGCCTCGCACTTCGAAGACATGTCCGAGGCCGAACGCGATGCGGTCGTCGATGGGTACTTCGAGCAGCTCGTCGCGCTCGTCGAATCGGAACTGTTCGATATCGCGGCGCACGTGGACTTGCTCGAGCGGACGCCGCCGTTACGGGGACGGGCGACCGAGGACCACTACCGGCGAGTGGCACAGGCAGTTGCCGACTCGCGGACGGTTCCGGAGGTCAACGCCGGACGAGCGCTGGCCGACTCCGCCGTCGTCCATCCGTCCGAGTCGTTCCTGACCGTCCTCCGCGAACACGACGTCGCCGTGACTGCCGGGACGGATTCCCACGACCCGACCGAAATCCCCGAGCGCGTCGACTTTCTCACCGAATTCTTCGACGAAACCGGGCTCGAGCCGGCTGCACCCGACGGCCTGAAGTGA
- a CDS encoding DUF4242 domain-containing protein, protein MSNQELTDFLILRSLDEPITEDELEAAGEQSGRALEELRDEGFGIRWVESEVMTNEDGHVTGTFCHYEADDEETIREHADRAGLPATRIDRRGEPLQGE, encoded by the coding sequence ATGTCCAACCAGGAGCTGACCGACTTCCTGATACTGCGATCGCTCGACGAACCGATTACCGAGGACGAACTCGAGGCCGCGGGCGAACAGTCCGGACGGGCCCTGGAAGAGCTACGAGACGAGGGATTCGGGATCCGCTGGGTCGAGTCCGAGGTGATGACGAACGAAGACGGGCACGTAACGGGGACGTTCTGTCACTACGAGGCAGACGACGAGGAGACGATCCGCGAACACGCGGATCGGGCCGGCCTCCCCGCGACGCGAATCGATCGGCGAGGGGAGCCCCTCCAGGGTGAATAA
- a CDS encoding nitrous oxide reductase accessory protein NosL yields the protein MTEREGLERRGLLGTLGVGIATGIAGCLGGTQSGSDEDDTDDEPPAQVYEPTLEDVDEPPVEIPDGHRCAVCGMTVNNYFGKGQLVHENGLGAAFDSPGCLFAYVVSSTPDSPVTGAWITDYETGDLVDATEAHFVLITDKEAAEDPMGIDPRPYADREDAVAFLEEWEAEDLSPEEDIVVGLDEVDLELASIYRGTRLPDE from the coding sequence ATGACTGAACGCGAGGGGCTCGAGCGGCGGGGGCTGCTGGGCACGCTGGGCGTGGGGATCGCCACCGGTATCGCGGGCTGTCTCGGCGGTACCCAGTCCGGAAGCGACGAGGACGACACTGACGACGAACCTCCGGCACAGGTGTACGAGCCGACGCTCGAGGACGTCGACGAGCCCCCCGTCGAGATCCCCGACGGACATCGGTGTGCAGTCTGTGGGATGACTGTAAACAACTACTTCGGCAAAGGACAGCTCGTCCACGAGAACGGCTTGGGGGCGGCCTTCGACTCGCCGGGCTGTCTGTTCGCCTACGTCGTCTCTTCGACGCCCGACTCGCCGGTCACCGGTGCCTGGATAACCGATTACGAAACGGGCGACCTGGTCGACGCCACCGAAGCTCACTTCGTTCTCATCACCGACAAAGAGGCCGCCGAGGATCCGATGGGGATCGATCCGCGGCCGTACGCCGACCGCGAGGATGCAGTGGCCTTTCTCGAAGAGTGGGAGGCCGAGGACCTCTCCCCCGAGGAGGACATCGTCGTCGGACTCGACGAGGTCGATCTCGAGCTCGCCTCGATCTACCGCGGAACGCGCCTGCCGGACGAGTAG
- a CDS encoding 2-oxoacid:acceptor oxidoreductase subunit alpha, giving the protein MSDELIWRIAGGSGDGIDSTSQNFAKALMRSGLDVFTHRHYPSRIRGGHTYVEIRAADHEVQSRGDGYNFLLSLGDSFARNPQEEAYYGNEEIKPLSENLDDLREGGIIVYDEGLVSEEDVEAIDLEARAEENDWHVFPMDLRGLAREHGREVMRNTAGVGVTAALLDMDLEHIEDLMSDAMGGDVLEANLEILHEAYDTVNEEYEFEHELRAPEGSHETEQALLSGSNAIAYGAIDAGCRFIAGYPMTPWTDVFTILAQNFPDMGGVSEQVEDEIAAAALALGASHAGAKAMSGSSGGGFALMSEPLGLAEMTETPLVLVESMRAGPSTGMPTKPEQGDLEFVLYTSQGDSSRVVFAPSSIEEAYEQTRLAFEIAWDYQLPAIVIYDQKLSGENKNVDVEFFDRQPKPDLGSTLTEDELAEAAHDASGKFKRFNYEDAENNVAPRSLPGQKDGRYLATGNEHSPVGHISEDPDNRVAQMTRRIEKLDSIREELDEERDSNQTYYGDETADYGIITWGSSHGAVNEAVERLNENGHSVKGVSVSDMMPFPEAEMTEFLESVDEAMVVEMNATAQFRGLIQKELGRYGEKMTSLLKYNGNPFEPAEIVEGYEVNVADEDRQPTAQVRIEPAAGD; this is encoded by the coding sequence ATGAGCGACGAACTCATCTGGCGAATCGCGGGCGGTTCCGGCGACGGGATCGACTCGACGAGCCAGAACTTTGCCAAGGCGCTGATGCGCTCGGGGCTCGACGTATTCACACACCGCCACTATCCGTCGCGGATCCGCGGTGGCCACACGTACGTCGAGATCCGAGCCGCAGACCACGAGGTACAGTCACGCGGTGACGGCTACAACTTCCTGCTCTCGCTGGGCGACTCCTTCGCCCGCAACCCTCAGGAAGAGGCCTACTACGGGAACGAAGAGATCAAACCCCTGTCAGAGAACCTCGACGATCTCCGCGAGGGCGGGATCATCGTCTACGACGAAGGTCTCGTCAGCGAGGAGGACGTCGAAGCGATCGATCTCGAGGCCCGTGCCGAGGAGAACGACTGGCACGTCTTCCCGATGGACCTCCGCGGACTCGCTCGGGAACACGGCCGCGAGGTCATGCGCAACACCGCCGGCGTCGGCGTGACGGCGGCGCTGCTCGACATGGACCTCGAGCACATCGAGGACCTGATGTCGGACGCCATGGGCGGCGACGTCCTCGAGGCGAACCTCGAGATCCTCCACGAGGCCTACGATACGGTCAACGAGGAGTACGAGTTCGAACACGAACTGCGCGCCCCCGAAGGCTCTCACGAGACCGAACAGGCGCTCCTGTCGGGTTCGAACGCGATCGCCTACGGTGCCATCGACGCCGGCTGTCGGTTCATCGCCGGCTACCCGATGACGCCGTGGACGGACGTGTTCACCATCCTCGCCCAGAACTTCCCCGACATGGGCGGCGTCTCCGAGCAGGTCGAAGACGAGATCGCCGCCGCGGCGCTCGCGCTCGGTGCGAGCCACGCAGGTGCGAAGGCCATGTCCGGCTCCTCCGGCGGTGGCTTCGCGCTTATGAGCGAACCGCTCGGACTGGCGGAGATGACCGAGACGCCGCTCGTCCTCGTCGAATCGATGCGGGCCGGCCCCTCGACCGGGATGCCGACGAAACCCGAACAGGGCGACCTCGAGTTCGTCCTCTACACGAGCCAGGGCGACTCCTCGCGGGTCGTCTTCGCTCCCAGCAGCATCGAGGAAGCCTACGAGCAGACCAGGCTCGCCTTCGAAATCGCGTGGGACTACCAGCTTCCGGCGATCGTCATCTACGATCAGAAGCTCTCGGGCGAGAACAAGAACGTCGACGTCGAGTTCTTCGACCGCCAACCGAAGCCGGATCTGGGCTCGACGCTGACGGAGGACGAACTCGCGGAGGCCGCTCACGACGCGAGCGGCAAGTTCAAGCGGTTCAACTACGAGGACGCCGAGAACAACGTCGCCCCGCGGTCGCTGCCCGGCCAGAAGGACGGGCGCTACCTCGCGACCGGGAACGAACACTCGCCCGTCGGCCATATCAGCGAGGACCCCGACAACCGCGTCGCACAGATGACGCGGCGCATCGAGAAGCTCGACTCCATCCGGGAGGAGCTCGACGAGGAACGCGACTCCAATCAGACCTACTACGGCGACGAGACGGCCGACTACGGTATCATCACGTGGGGCTCGTCCCACGGTGCCGTCAACGAAGCCGTCGAACGGCTCAACGAGAACGGCCACTCCGTCAAGGGGGTCAGCGTCTCCGACATGATGCCGTTCCCCGAGGCCGAGATGACCGAGTTCCTCGAGAGCGTCGACGAGGCGATGGTCGTCGAGATGAACGCCACCGCGCAGTTCCGCGGCCTGATCCAGAAGGAACTGGGCCGGTACGGCGAGAAGATGACCAGTCTGCTGAAGTACAACGGCAACCCCTTCGAGCCCGCCGAGATCGTCGAGGGCTACGAGGTCAACGTCGCCGACGAGGACCGCCAGCCGACCGCACAGGTGCGAATCGAACCCGCTGCAGGTGACTGA
- a CDS encoding DMT family transporter: protein MNVDHEVTPTLALAFAVFAASTSAVLVRWSAAPSSVAAFYRVLFTTVLVAPIALTRHRAAFARLSQRDLAGAVVAGVALAIHFAAWFESLSHTSVAASVTIVQVQPVFVALGAGLFLGERISRATVVGIAVAITGAAAMSLGGADHAALSGATVYGNSLALLGAGTIACYTLAGRSIRQRVPVFPYVTVVYGACVFTLFLLVGVQGHSYVGYPPREWLLFLGLAVGPGVLGHTVSNWALEHLESVVVSVAWLGEPVGATLLALVLLAEVPDAITVVGGLVVIVGVAVTTLERERRGEAVD from the coding sequence GTGAACGTCGACCACGAGGTCACGCCGACGCTCGCGCTCGCGTTCGCGGTCTTCGCGGCGAGCACCAGCGCTGTTCTCGTGCGCTGGAGCGCGGCACCGAGTTCGGTGGCGGCCTTCTACCGCGTGCTCTTCACGACGGTGCTCGTCGCGCCGATCGCCCTGACTCGGCATCGTGCAGCCTTCGCGCGGCTGTCGCAACGTGACCTCGCCGGTGCCGTCGTCGCCGGCGTCGCGCTGGCAATCCACTTCGCCGCCTGGTTCGAGAGCCTCTCGCACACCAGCGTCGCCGCGAGCGTTACGATCGTCCAGGTCCAGCCGGTCTTCGTGGCGCTCGGCGCGGGCCTCTTTCTGGGCGAACGGATCAGTCGCGCGACGGTGGTCGGCATCGCCGTCGCGATCACGGGGGCCGCCGCGATGTCGCTGGGCGGTGCGGATCACGCGGCCCTCTCCGGCGCGACGGTGTACGGCAATTCGCTCGCATTGCTGGGTGCAGGGACCATCGCCTGCTACACGCTCGCCGGCCGCTCGATCCGCCAGCGCGTCCCGGTCTTTCCCTACGTGACCGTCGTCTACGGTGCCTGCGTGTTCACGCTGTTCCTCCTCGTGGGTGTGCAGGGTCACTCCTACGTCGGCTACCCCCCTCGAGAGTGGCTCCTCTTCCTCGGGCTGGCCGTCGGTCCGGGCGTCCTCGGTCACACGGTGAGCAACTGGGCCCTCGAACACCTCGAGTCGGTCGTCGTCAGCGTCGCCTGGCTCGGCGAGCCGGTGGGCGCGACCCTGCTCGCGCTCGTCTTGCTCGCGGAGGTTCCCGACGCGATCACGGTCGTCGGCGGTCTCGTCGTGATCGTCGGCGTCGCCGTGACGACGCTCGAGCGGGAGCGTCGCGGCGAGGCGGTGGACTGA
- a CDS encoding thiamine pyrophosphate-dependent enzyme — MSAFNAIGEEREIDRDEFTPGVEPQPTWCPGCGDFGVLKSLKQALPEVGKTPEEVLTVTGIGCSGKLNSYLDTYGFHTIHGRSLPVARAAKLANTDLEVIAAGGDGDGYGIGGNHFIHTARENHDMTYIVFNNEIFGLTKGQTSPTSPKGHKSKTQPSGSAKTPLRPLSLSLTAGASYVARTAAVNPNQAKEIIAEAIEHDGFAHVDFLTQCPTWNKDARQYVPYIDIQESDDYDHDVTDRREAAEMMHETEDVLNEGTVLTGRYYVDEDRPSYQEEKSAVGELPEQPLAERYFDEDAEWERSYDLLERHT; from the coding sequence ATGAGTGCATTCAACGCCATCGGAGAGGAACGGGAGATCGACCGGGACGAGTTCACGCCCGGCGTCGAACCGCAGCCGACATGGTGTCCTGGCTGTGGCGACTTCGGCGTCCTGAAGTCGCTCAAACAGGCCCTGCCGGAAGTCGGCAAGACGCCCGAAGAAGTGCTGACCGTCACCGGAATCGGCTGTTCCGGTAAACTGAACAGCTACCTCGACACGTACGGCTTCCACACGATCCACGGCCGCTCGCTGCCCGTGGCCCGCGCCGCCAAGCTGGCGAACACGGACCTCGAGGTCATCGCCGCCGGCGGTGACGGCGACGGCTACGGCATCGGTGGAAACCACTTCATCCACACGGCTCGGGAGAACCACGACATGACCTACATCGTGTTCAACAACGAGATCTTCGGCCTGACGAAGGGCCAGACCTCGCCCACGAGCCCGAAAGGTCACAAGTCCAAGACCCAGCCTTCGGGCAGCGCGAAGACGCCGCTACGGCCGCTCTCGCTGTCGCTGACCGCCGGTGCGAGCTACGTCGCCCGCACCGCTGCGGTCAACCCGAATCAGGCGAAGGAGATCATCGCGGAGGCCATCGAACACGACGGCTTCGCTCACGTCGACTTCCTGACCCAGTGTCCGACCTGGAACAAGGACGCGCGGCAGTACGTCCCCTACATCGACATTCAGGAGTCCGACGACTACGACCACGACGTCACCGACCGGCGCGAGGCCGCCGAGATGATGCACGAGACCGAAGACGTGCTCAACGAGGGCACCGTCCTGACCGGCCGCTACTACGTCGACGAGGATCGGCCGTCCTACCAGGAAGAGAAGTCGGCCGTCGGCGAGCTGCCCGAGCAGCCGCTGGCCGAGCGGTACTTCGACGAGGACGCCGAGTGGGAGCGCAGCTACGACCTGCTCGAGCGCCACACCTGA
- the lrpA1 gene encoding HTH-type transcriptional regulator LrpA1, translated as MSTQATEDRILDVLEEDAQASYAEIAERANVSKPTVRKYINQLEEEGVIVGYSADVDPKKLSSQTIALVGIDVASERYVKATKALKDLDEVEALYSSSGDHMLMAEVRAEDGDALGETISEEILEIEGVTAAHPSFLQERLK; from the coding sequence ATGAGTACCCAGGCGACGGAAGATCGTATTCTCGATGTTCTCGAAGAGGACGCTCAGGCGTCCTATGCGGAGATCGCGGAGCGGGCGAACGTCTCGAAACCGACCGTCCGAAAGTATATCAACCAACTCGAGGAGGAGGGCGTCATCGTCGGCTATTCCGCCGACGTCGACCCCAAGAAGCTCTCGAGTCAGACGATTGCGCTGGTCGGAATCGACGTGGCGAGCGAGCGCTACGTCAAGGCGACGAAGGCCCTGAAGGATCTCGACGAGGTCGAGGCGCTGTACAGCTCCAGCGGTGATCACATGCTGATGGCCGAAGTGCGCGCCGAGGACGGCGACGCCCTCGGCGAAACGATCTCCGAGGAAATCCTCGAGATCGAGGGCGTCACCGCCGCGCATCCGTCCTTCCTGCAGGAGCGCCTGAAGTAG
- a CDS encoding lactate utilization protein: MSQQKSDYVADTEIDAGLDDLPTDAAIEETVENLEANGFDVVVADSAEEALETVQSQIPTGASVMNGHSTTLEEIGFAEYLSEGDHEWESLADEIWSIDDDAKRQAARRESQTADYFLGGINAIAQTGELVAADRSGSRIGAYPFAASNLVIVSGVNKIVPTLDDALERLESVAYPLENERAQEAYGVDSAIAKQLIFRQELEEGRTTVVLIRDQLGY, encoded by the coding sequence ATGTCACAACAGAAATCAGATTACGTCGCCGATACAGAAATCGACGCAGGGCTCGACGATCTTCCGACCGATGCGGCCATCGAGGAAACCGTCGAAAACCTCGAGGCCAACGGCTTCGACGTCGTCGTCGCCGACTCGGCCGAAGAGGCCCTCGAAACGGTCCAGTCACAGATTCCCACCGGCGCGTCGGTGATGAACGGCCACTCCACGACGCTCGAAGAGATCGGCTTCGCCGAGTACCTCTCCGAGGGCGATCACGAGTGGGAGAGCCTGGCGGACGAGATCTGGAGTATCGACGACGATGCGAAGCGTCAGGCCGCTCGTCGCGAGTCACAGACTGCCGACTACTTCCTCGGCGGCATCAACGCGATCGCCCAGACCGGTGAACTCGTCGCGGCCGATCGCTCCGGCAGTCGAATCGGCGCGTATCCCTTTGCTGCGAGCAACCTCGTTATCGTCAGTGGCGTCAACAAGATCGTACCGACGCTCGACGATGCGCTCGAGCGCCTCGAGTCGGTTGCCTACCCCCTCGAGAACGAGCGAGCGCAGGAGGCCTATGGGGTCGATTCCGCTATCGCCAAGCAACTCATCTTCCGACAGGAACTCGAAGAGGGGCGCACGACCGTCGTCTTGATCCGCGATCAGCTGGGATACTAA
- a CDS encoding pyrroloquinoline quinone-dependent dehydrogenase, translated as MALRNDRAVQAARDIELKEIEDGYTLVGGPEESITEQHDTDRIPEIDVNQEMLSNTGDDPESWLMYGGNYEQHRATPADTITPENVGDLELEYELSVGTGSSMEGTPIVVPGDPPVMYQTNGPNHMKAIDPREGEVLWSYTYAPPIGVELCCDDNNRGAAVLGDKVYMTTLDSGVVALDRYTGEEVWHTSTADHEEGYSATWAPVIHDGTIYTGSAGGEYGVLGFIASLDAESGEMGWKTATLPEDEWIGSSREHGCGTSWMTPTIDEERGVLHSPVANPGPDFDGTVRPGPNFPTCGTITMNLEDGSVEWGFQSSPHDVWDYDAAAPRVLVRDVEVDGESMDMVVGSDKAGWVYMLDAESGQLHERSQEICQHINMWQMIPHISQDERTPFVPGAPGGNDWQPPSYNPATGLVYVVHQNYPQDLYWRYEEYDQGHPYWGGGLDDPASEFPDEWNGAITAFAAVDPATGERVWRDWIESEEERYMWGGSLSTATGLVFNGTQNGNFVAYDGESGERLWEHQFDVPISASPMSWYDPGEEKQYVAVQVGGSGWLRQGPRGDTLAVFSMEN; from the coding sequence ATGGCACTACGCAACGACAGGGCCGTTCAGGCCGCACGCGATATCGAACTGAAAGAGATCGAAGACGGCTACACGCTGGTCGGGGGGCCGGAGGAATCGATTACCGAACAACACGACACCGACCGGATTCCGGAGATCGACGTCAATCAGGAGATGCTGAGCAACACGGGCGACGATCCCGAATCCTGGCTCATGTACGGCGGGAACTACGAACAGCACCGCGCGACGCCCGCCGACACCATCACGCCCGAGAACGTCGGTGACCTCGAGCTCGAGTACGAGCTGTCGGTCGGGACGGGCTCGAGCATGGAGGGGACGCCGATCGTCGTTCCGGGCGACCCGCCGGTCATGTACCAGACGAACGGGCCGAACCACATGAAGGCGATCGACCCCCGCGAGGGAGAGGTCCTCTGGAGTTACACATACGCGCCCCCGATCGGGGTCGAACTCTGTTGTGACGACAACAACCGCGGGGCGGCCGTTCTCGGCGACAAGGTGTACATGACGACGCTCGATTCGGGTGTCGTCGCGCTAGACCGGTACACCGGCGAGGAGGTCTGGCACACGAGCACGGCCGACCACGAAGAGGGCTACTCCGCGACGTGGGCACCGGTGATCCACGACGGGACGATCTACACGGGCAGCGCCGGCGGCGAGTACGGCGTTCTGGGATTCATCGCCAGTCTCGACGCCGAAAGCGGCGAGATGGGGTGGAAGACGGCGACGCTCCCCGAAGACGAGTGGATCGGTTCGAGCCGGGAACACGGCTGCGGGACGAGCTGGATGACGCCGACGATCGACGAGGAGCGAGGGGTGCTCCACTCGCCGGTGGCCAACCCCGGTCCCGACTTCGACGGGACGGTGCGGCCGGGGCCGAACTTCCCCACCTGCGGGACGATCACGATGAATCTCGAGGACGGCAGTGTCGAGTGGGGATTCCAGAGCAGTCCCCACGACGTCTGGGACTACGACGCGGCCGCGCCGCGGGTTCTGGTCCGCGACGTGGAAGTCGACGGCGAGTCGATGGACATGGTCGTCGGCTCCGACAAGGCCGGTTGGGTCTACATGTTGGACGCCGAGTCCGGCCAACTCCACGAGCGCAGTCAGGAGATCTGCCAGCATATCAATATGTGGCAGATGATACCTCACATTAGCCAGGACGAACGGACGCCATTCGTTCCCGGCGCGCCGGGCGGCAACGACTGGCAGCCGCCGTCGTACAATCCGGCGACGGGGCTGGTGTACGTCGTTCACCAGAACTACCCGCAGGATCTCTACTGGCGCTACGAGGAGTACGATCAAGGGCACCCCTACTGGGGCGGCGGACTGGACGACCCGGCCAGCGAGTTCCCCGACGAGTGGAACGGCGCGATCACCGCCTTTGCGGCGGTCGATCCCGCGACGGGCGAACGCGTCTGGCGCGACTGGATCGAGAGCGAGGAGGAACGCTACATGTGGGGCGGCTCGCTGTCGACCGCGACGGGACTCGTGTTCAACGGCACGCAGAACGGCAATTTCGTCGCCTACGACGGCGAGAGCGGCGAGCGCCTCTGGGAACACCAGTTCGACGTGCCGATCAGCGCCTCGCCGATGAGCTGGTACGATCCCGGCGAGGAGAAACAGTACGTCGCCGTCCAGGTCGGCGGCAGCGGCTGGCTCCGCCAGGGGCCACGCGGCGACACGCTCGCCGTGTTCTCGATGGAGAACTGA
- a CDS encoding SRPBCC family protein, whose translation MQTYERETTVDSPFEDVWEFNSRISGLEAVTPDWMNLRVERVIGPDGEPDPDVLEPGSEIALSMRPFGVGPRQHWTSVITAREREDGSAYFRDEMVHGPFDHWEHTHTFHADGERTRLRDRVEYELPLGGLGDAVAPVSKIGFEAMFRARHRLAKARLEG comes from the coding sequence ATGCAGACGTACGAACGCGAAACGACCGTCGATTCCCCGTTCGAAGACGTCTGGGAATTCAACTCGCGGATTTCCGGACTCGAGGCGGTGACCCCCGACTGGATGAACCTGCGCGTCGAACGCGTGATCGGGCCGGACGGCGAGCCGGACCCGGACGTGCTCGAGCCCGGCTCGGAGATCGCCCTGTCGATGCGGCCCTTCGGTGTGGGACCGCGCCAGCACTGGACCTCGGTGATCACGGCTCGCGAGCGCGAGGACGGCTCGGCGTACTTTCGCGACGAGATGGTTCACGGCCCGTTCGATCACTGGGAGCACACCCACACCTTCCACGCCGACGGCGAGCGGACGAGGCTCCGGGACCGCGTCGAGTACGAACTCCCGCTGGGCGGGCTCGGCGATGCGGTCGCGCCCGTTTCGAAAATCGGGTTCGAAGCCATGTTCCGAGCGCGCCACCGGCTGGCGAAGGCACGGTTGGAAGGATGA